Below is a genomic region from Deltaproteobacteria bacterium.
CAGACCTGTTACAAGGTAGAGGGCGCTTAGCCGCGCATTCTCCCCCTCCTTTTCCCCCACCCACTTTTAAAAAATGCTTGATTGCCTTTTCCCAACAAGAGCGGATCTGAAAATAATATCGAAAACGAAACTTGCGAGGAATGTTAAAAAATGCGTACCACAAAGATCTCTCCTTCAAATGTCATTTTAAACATAGTATGTCGAAATAATGTCGACATACTATGTTTAAATGTGCTATATGTTATCCATAAGGGTAATCCATAGCGCTGCAGGAAAAGATAGATATGATTGAAGATCTGAGAAAGAAGATCGCGGGAGAGGAATTTGACTATCAGTCCCTTCTGGACGGCCTCCGGAAATATGACCGTCCCCGGGACAAGATCACAGCCCTGCTTCAGCGGCGGGCCATCCTCCGGGTGAAGAAGGGCATCTATGTCTTCGGGGAAAAATATTCGCGGCGGCTCTTCTCACGGGAGATTCTGGCCAACATGATCTACGGCCCTTCCTATGTCTCTCTCGATTACGCCCTGCACTATCACGGTCTGATCCCGGAGCGGGTCGAGGCGGTGACATCGGTCACCTGCGGCCGTGGCAGGCGCTTTTCCACCCCCGTCGGCCTTTTTATCTACCGAGTGGTCCCCATGAGAGCCTATCAAATCGGCATTGATCAGATAGAGATCGAAGGAGGCCGTTCCTTTTTGATCGCGACCCCGGAAAAAGCCCTTGCCGATAAAATCCATGATGACCGGGGGACGGGAATCCGCACCCAGGCCGAAATGAGGGGCTATCTGCTGAACAATTTGCGAATCGACCCCGAGAGGTTAGGCAAGTTGGATACGGAAACGATCGCCATAATTGCGGATCGTTGCAGGTCCCGAAAGATCCGCTTGTTGAGCAATTTCGTCCACCGGCTTCAGAGAGAGGAGAGCCTTATTGAATGAAGCCATTGCCCGCATGCTTGCTCGGTACGCCTGCCGGAGGGTCGAGGACTACGTGAGGGCTTTGCGGGAGATTCTGCAGGAGATCGCCAGGCAGATCCCCCGCGGCCAGGTGTTGAAGATAAAGATTGAAATCGATACGGATCCCCCGCCGGGATTTGACACAGAAAGCAGGTTTCTCCTGCAACCGATCCCGTTTTCGGTCAGGGTTTTCGTTGTTCCGGATCTTTTTGCCGGCAAGATGCATGCTATCCTTTGCCGGCAGTGGAAGAGCAGAGTCAAGGGCCGTGACTGGTACGATTTGGTCTGGTACGCCGCGAACCATCCACAACTCCACCTTTTTCATCTGGAACAGAGGATGATTCAAAGCGGTCACCTGAAGAGAAATGAACATTTAAACCAGGAGAAGTTCTGCAATCTGATGTCAACGGCGATTGAGAAATTGAACGTAGACCAGGCCCGCAAAGAGGTAGAACCTTTCGTGAAGAACCCCGAGGCGCTGCAGGTCTGGTCGAAGGAATTCTTCCATGATGTTGCCGGAAGGATCGTGCTGATTTGATATCCACGAAAGATTGATCAGTTATCGAATGGAAGCGGAAAAGGGGATGTCCGTTCCGAAAAAACTTATAAACATTTTCCGATTTCAGATACCTCAGCAAAACTTGCTGCCTGCTTTGTTCACAGCCGATATCGTGGTAATTTAATTGTATAGGAATTTCCTTTTTTCAACTTTAGTCCCGCCTGCGGCGGGATCACTTTAGACACTTTAGGCCCTTGACATGTATTCTTTACTTTTTATAACTTTCTGCAAAGCCAGCCTTCGCGCTTACGAAGCCCAAACCATCCTGGAGGGTGCAGGTTTCCAGGATGTTCAATTCATGGATGGAGGCTTAGAGGCCTGGCCGTATGATGGGGTCGCAGAGGGATGGACCTTGGATTCATAAACTGTCAATCAACAAGGTAGGGACATAAAACTGGCGAC
It encodes:
- a CDS encoding nucleotidyl transferase AbiEii/AbiGii toxin family protein; protein product: MNEAIARMLARYACRRVEDYVRALREILQEIARQIPRGQVLKIKIEIDTDPPPGFDTESRFLLQPIPFSVRVFVVPDLFAGKMHAILCRQWKSRVKGRDWYDLVWYAANHPQLHLFHLEQRMIQSGHLKRNEHLNQEKFCNLMSTAIEKLNVDQARKEVEPFVKNPEALQVWSKEFFHDVAGRIVLI